In Comamonadaceae bacterium OS-1, a single window of DNA contains:
- the ydaF gene encoding putative ribosomal N-acetyltransferase YdaF → MPTLHAPGLLLRPFEPSDAPAFTEAVLESLPSLLPWMPWAHAGYSAQDALEWFAFTHAGRAEGTNHEFGVFSEDGQRFLGGTGISQLHATHRGCNLGYWVRQSAQGQGVASGCVRVLADFAFTTLQLHRVEISAAVGNAASAGAARKAGALWECTARNKLWLHGRAVDADVFSLVR, encoded by the coding sequence ATGCCCACCCTCCACGCCCCAGGCCTGCTGCTCCGACCCTTCGAACCCTCCGATGCCCCGGCTTTCACCGAGGCGGTGCTGGAGTCCCTGCCATCGCTGCTGCCGTGGATGCCGTGGGCCCATGCGGGGTACAGCGCCCAGGACGCGCTGGAGTGGTTTGCCTTCACCCATGCCGGGCGGGCGGAGGGCACGAACCATGAATTTGGCGTGTTCTCCGAGGACGGGCAGCGGTTCCTGGGCGGGACCGGCATCAGCCAGCTCCATGCGACGCACAGGGGCTGCAATCTGGGCTACTGGGTGCGGCAGTCGGCGCAGGGGCAGGGCGTGGCCAGCGGCTGTGTGCGGGTGCTGGCGGACTTTGCTTTTACAACGCTGCAGCTGCACCGGGTGGAGATCAGCGCCGCCGTGGGCAATGCGGCCAGCGCGGGCGCGGCGCGCAAGGCCGGTGCGTTGTGGGAGTGCACGGCCCGCAACAAGCTGTGGCTGCACGGCAGGGCGGTGGATGCGGATGTGTTTTCTTTGGTGAGATAA
- the vapC_2 gene encoding tRNA(fMet)-specific endonuclease VapC, with protein MKRYLLDTNTVSHLLKRHPAVARRVVAVPMAALCISAITEGELLFGLAKRPDASRVHAAVRELLLRLEVLPWDRAAAARYGPLRATLAGLGKPLAPMDLLIAAHALSADAVVVTNDQAFRQVPGLAVEDWTL; from the coding sequence ATGAAGCGCTACCTGCTGGACACCAACACCGTCAGCCATCTACTCAAACGGCATCCCGCCGTGGCCCGGCGCGTGGTGGCTGTTCCTATGGCTGCCCTGTGCATTTCCGCCATCACCGAAGGAGAGCTGTTGTTCGGCCTGGCTAAACGACCGGATGCCAGCCGCGTGCATGCAGCCGTGCGGGAGCTCTTGCTGCGGCTGGAAGTCTTGCCCTGGGACCGCGCCGCCGCTGCCCGCTACGGCCCCCTGCGCGCCACGCTGGCTGGCCTGGGCAAACCCCTGGCACCAATGGATTTACTGATCGCCGCACACGCGCTGAGCGCCGATGCCGTGGTCGTCACCAACGACCAAGCCTTCCGCCAGGTGCCGGGCTTGGCGGTGGAAGACTGGACGCTTTAA
- the dgoA gene encoding 2-dehydro-3-deoxy-6-phosphogalactonate aldolase, protein MTLHTPSAPTNIPLVAILRGLDVDSAEAVGRALFDAGFRILEVPLNRPGALECIRILSTIAPADALVGAGTVLRTADVDAVQAAGGKLIVSPNCNPEVIRHSVAQGLFSAPGIATPTEAFAALEAGAHALKIFPAEQVGTAGLKALLSVLPHGTPIWPVGGITPESMAGWVKVGATGFGIGGQLYAPGTPADQVKTRAAGFVAAWKACRVG, encoded by the coding sequence ATGACCCTCCACACCCCTTCTGCACCTACAAACATCCCCCTGGTCGCCATCCTGCGCGGCCTGGACGTGGATTCCGCCGAAGCCGTGGGCCGGGCGCTGTTCGATGCCGGATTCCGCATCCTCGAAGTACCGCTGAACCGCCCCGGCGCGCTGGAATGCATCCGCATCCTCTCAACCATCGCCCCGGCCGATGCCCTGGTGGGCGCAGGCACGGTGCTGCGCACGGCCGACGTGGATGCGGTGCAGGCCGCAGGCGGCAAACTGATCGTCTCGCCCAACTGCAACCCCGAAGTGATCCGCCACAGCGTGGCCCAGGGCCTGTTCAGCGCCCCCGGCATCGCCACCCCCACCGAAGCCTTCGCCGCCCTCGAAGCCGGTGCCCATGCCCTGAAAATCTTCCCCGCCGAGCAGGTCGGCACCGCAGGCCTCAAAGCCCTGCTGTCGGTGTTGCCCCACGGCACCCCCATCTGGCCCGTAGGCGGCATCACGCCCGAGAGCATGGCGGGCTGGGTCAAGGTGGGCGCCACCGGCTTCGGCATCGGCGGCCAGCTCTACGCGCCGGGCACGCCTGCCGACCAGGTGAAGACGCGGGCGGCGGGATTTGTGGCGGCCTGGAAGGCTTGCCGGGTGGGGTGA
- the dgoK1 gene encoding putative 2-dehydro-3-deoxygalactonokinase DgoK1: protein MTATHTPWIGVDWGTTHRRGYALAANGTCTTEASDDQGALTTRGRHAESLAAWLPALGASADQSDCHVVMSGMVGSAFGWQEAPYLGPEVPLEALPQHLVHLEGHPQRYIVPGYCVRDVAGQPDVMRGEETQLLGAVAMGLRNGWFVLPGTHSKWVLLRDGRVEQLRTYMTGELFALLSTNGTLAAAAQPAGTEPLWSQPAFADGVAAGAPGALAHQLFACRARVVTGTMPASQALAYLSGLLIGSELQDVLQDLDKSGSDRFHLIGSPALAEAYQVAARQLGSALTLLSPRDVILSGFHYIQTHKA from the coding sequence ATGACAGCAACACACACCCCCTGGATCGGCGTGGACTGGGGCACCACCCACCGCCGTGGCTACGCGCTGGCCGCCAACGGTACCTGCACCACCGAGGCCAGCGACGACCAGGGCGCACTCACCACCCGCGGGCGGCACGCCGAATCCCTGGCCGCCTGGCTGCCCGCACTGGGTGCCTCTGCGGATCAATCCGACTGCCATGTGGTGATGTCCGGCATGGTGGGCAGCGCCTTTGGCTGGCAGGAAGCCCCCTACCTCGGCCCCGAGGTGCCGCTCGAAGCCCTGCCGCAGCACCTGGTGCACCTCGAAGGCCACCCGCAGCGCTACATCGTGCCCGGCTACTGCGTGCGTGACGTGGCAGGCCAGCCCGACGTGATGCGCGGCGAAGAAACCCAATTGCTCGGCGCCGTGGCCATGGGCCTGCGCAACGGCTGGTTCGTGCTGCCCGGCACGCACAGCAAATGGGTGCTGCTGCGCGATGGCCGTGTGGAACAGCTGCGCACCTACATGACGGGCGAGCTGTTCGCCCTGCTGTCCACCAACGGCACATTGGCCGCCGCAGCCCAGCCCGCAGGTACCGAACCCCTGTGGAGCCAGCCCGCCTTTGCCGACGGCGTGGCCGCCGGAGCCCCCGGCGCGCTGGCGCACCAGCTGTTTGCCTGCCGCGCCCGCGTGGTCACTGGCACCATGCCCGCCAGCCAGGCATTGGCCTACCTCAGCGGCCTGCTGATCGGCAGCGAGCTGCAAGACGTGCTGCAGGACCTGGACAAGTCCGGCAGCGACCGGTTCCACTTGATCGGTTCCCCCGCCCTGGCCGAGGCCTACCAGGTCGCCGCCCGCCAGCTCGGCAGCGCCCTCACCCTGCTCTCGCCGCGCGACGTGATCCTCAGCGGCTTCCACTACATCCAAACCCACAAGGCCTGA